The Methanomethylovorans hollandica DSM 15978 genome includes a region encoding these proteins:
- a CDS encoding phage tail protein → MQKVNYKLINTKELLDSFKAYAQNVDLESGDIRLNSDHVYKFGDVLLDDNNLSIIDISIDECDVFYLVDEKRNLILTYDQHNDAPKAIGCYPGILPLKLNTLSAIGVDRDTLYIADFVSINGADNARMIALSKRDFQIRWVVCKDHDGKPLHKILDIECDNKGNICLLESETGKILSISKENVDYPAPHSLYSPDPGTSKPKDLTVDTEGNLYVLYEKKLHIFYANTGEKEIPIRPEDLSPSGIVVDACKQVFIGEMGQDDGSDNEISLKTIHKLSGELFTALWSYRGASRKLISDSKGNLYVLNDKGNKLTSLIRQKVNLQDKEGAFSGYYISKPIDSQTPDTRWHRLVLEGEFENGTQLEFLYYVSNDNVVDIKTLSPDQWRKRISETSSVQGNEKRDALFLADSQGQYLWFKIILSGTETRSPVVRKITVFFPRVSYLDHLPAIYREDLLSKGLLERFLSIFESIFFDIDHTIEHIGRYFDAYGTPPEFLSWLGSWLAFAVEENWPEDKKRLFISKAVFLYKKRGTREGLEESIFLLTGKKPFIVEVFKSKDRCQHVAAEDCNEQQGQEKIIFFPPEEAVVKACLDEKTLKRSDKDGALEEAHQEIPLIDILYGTERFGFCVILEDSDMDPVTISRVRRIIEEQKPAHTCYGLKVLQPWFYLDMHTYLGINTKLNKPEFLLGVTSVIGRDTVLHDEEQAGQVGRHARMGIDSTMSW, encoded by the coding sequence ATGCAGAAAGTAAATTACAAACTCATCAACACAAAAGAGCTCCTCGACAGTTTCAAAGCTTATGCACAGAACGTGGATCTGGAAAGTGGTGATATACGCTTAAACAGCGATCATGTGTACAAATTTGGGGATGTACTGCTTGATGATAATAATTTAAGCATAATTGATATCTCTATAGATGAATGTGATGTCTTTTACCTTGTAGATGAAAAAAGAAATCTGATCCTCACATACGATCAGCATAACGATGCTCCGAAGGCAATCGGATGCTATCCTGGGATTCTTCCATTAAAACTGAACACACTTTCAGCGATCGGGGTAGACAGGGATACACTATACATTGCAGATTTCGTTTCAATAAATGGTGCAGATAATGCCCGCATGATAGCACTTTCAAAGAGGGACTTCCAGATTCGGTGGGTTGTCTGCAAAGATCACGATGGAAAGCCTTTGCACAAGATCCTTGACATAGAATGTGATAACAAAGGGAATATATGTCTTCTTGAAAGTGAAACGGGAAAAATTCTGTCTATAAGTAAGGAAAATGTTGATTATCCTGCTCCTCATTCATTATATTCTCCTGATCCCGGAACTTCAAAACCAAAGGACCTTACTGTAGATACGGAGGGCAATTTATATGTCCTTTATGAAAAAAAGTTGCATATCTTTTATGCAAATACTGGAGAAAAAGAGATACCTATCCGGCCTGAAGATCTTTCACCTTCCGGAATTGTAGTCGATGCCTGTAAACAGGTGTTCATAGGTGAAATGGGGCAGGATGATGGATCTGACAACGAGATATCTTTAAAGACGATCCATAAATTGTCAGGCGAGCTCTTTACCGCACTTTGGTCATACAGAGGAGCAAGTCGTAAACTGATCAGTGATTCGAAGGGCAATCTGTATGTGCTCAATGATAAAGGAAACAAACTGACATCTCTGATCCGCCAAAAAGTAAATCTTCAGGACAAAGAGGGTGCTTTCAGCGGATATTATATCTCAAAGCCCATAGACAGCCAGACCCCTGATACCAGGTGGCACAGGTTGGTGCTGGAAGGGGAATTTGAAAATGGCACGCAGCTAGAGTTCCTGTATTATGTTTCTAACGATAACGTAGTGGATATCAAAACACTCTCTCCAGATCAGTGGCGCAAGCGTATCTCCGAAACTTCATCAGTTCAGGGTAATGAGAAAAGGGATGCACTTTTTCTTGCAGATTCCCAGGGACAATATCTGTGGTTCAAGATCATTCTCTCAGGTACTGAAACACGTTCTCCGGTGGTCAGAAAGATCACTGTGTTCTTCCCGAGGGTCTCATATCTTGATCACCTGCCGGCCATCTATCGGGAAGATCTTCTTAGCAAAGGACTGCTTGAGCGTTTTCTTTCGATATTTGAAAGTATATTCTTTGATATCGATCATACTATAGAGCACATAGGTCGCTATTTCGATGCCTATGGAACTCCGCCTGAATTTCTTTCATGGCTTGGTTCCTGGCTTGCTTTTGCTGTGGAGGAGAATTGGCCTGAGGATAAGAAGAGGCTTTTTATCAGTAAGGCGGTTTTCCTGTATAAAAAGAGGGGTACCAGGGAAGGACTGGAAGAAAGCATTTTCCTCTTAACGGGAAAAAAGCCCTTCATTGTAGAGGTTTTTAAGAGCAAGGACCGCTGTCAGCATGTTGCTGCTGAAGACTGTAATGAGCAGCAAGGTCAGGAGAAAATAATCTTTTTCCCTCCTGAAGAGGCTGTGGTCAAAGCATGCCTTGATGAAAAAACCCTGAAGAGGTCCGATAAAGATGGAGCCTTAGAAGAAGCTCATCAGGAGATACCTTTAATTGACATCCTTTACGGAACCGAAAGGTTTGGTTTCTGTGTGATTTTGGAAGACTCCGATATGGATCCGGTCACTATCAGTCGTGTAAGGAGGATCATTGAAGAGCAGAAGCCTGCGCACACCTGTTATGGACTGAAAGTGCTTCAGCCGTGGTTCTATCTGGATATGCACACGTACCTGGGAATTAACACCAAGCTTAATAAACCCGAATTTTTACTCGGAGTTACATCCGTTATTGGCAGGGATACTGTTCTTCATGACGAGGAGCAGGCCGGACAGGTGGGAAGGCATGCGCGTATGGGAATTGACAGCACAATGTCCTGGTAA
- a CDS encoding putative baseplate assembly protein — translation MSLPKPDLDDRTFEQLVAEARTLVPRYSPAWTDHNESDPGITLIELFAWLSEIALYRIDRVTDQHRLKYLKLLGIRPQPAKPAKVDLTFTSSQKSVAQKPVLKKGMLVSTKIEGKRVHFQLDNDITILPATLEKIVVDEFTSGIFDRSSSNENGDLFFAPFGEYVQKGCALYLGFKTENGNVPDALDFMCYLYEKDLIAPGKHGEEQDYEFKNARLKWEFSVSSNGNIWKYIDAVDETKDFRKSGRIIFEGIEGWTASSTIPGQKFNSDYFWLRCRVEDSCYEYPPRIENLRLNTVSATHGFTVKDDNEERISTGLPNQVFKLKEIPVLDRTLKLSIEEEDWKEFEDLDGSGPSDKHFVFDYEKGKIKFGDGERGFVPPAGSAIRIMGYASGGGAEVNLNAEYTWNVDGFNGFITNHRPASGGMDAQTIEEAIEDFLKDLRTPYTTVTAKDFEYIAINTPGLRVARAKAIPNYDPFNPKAINPDDNKGSVTVVIIPYTPLEILNVPPQPSEGFKNAVCRHLDKHRLLGTQIHVIPPDYVKVSVIATVVPMDGFRDDSLVRDNVIKKLNGFLHPIKGGEDGKGWPIGRAVYVSELYNLIEHVEGVNCVIKLSVSGDKGASTDSDGNLLLNSKHACVYSGSHTVKLSRETGLCRKSG, via the coding sequence ATGTCGCTGCCTAAGCCTGATCTTGATGATAGAACATTCGAGCAGCTGGTAGCTGAAGCCAGAACACTTGTTCCACGATATTCTCCGGCATGGACCGATCACAATGAAAGCGATCCCGGTATAACTCTTATCGAGCTTTTTGCGTGGCTTTCTGAGATAGCCTTATATCGGATCGATCGTGTGACAGATCAGCATCGCTTGAAATATCTCAAGCTGCTGGGAATCAGGCCCCAGCCGGCAAAACCTGCAAAAGTGGACTTAACATTCACTTCTTCTCAAAAGTCAGTAGCGCAAAAGCCAGTATTGAAAAAAGGCATGTTGGTATCAACAAAGATTGAGGGAAAAAGAGTTCATTTTCAGTTAGATAATGATATTACTATACTTCCTGCGACACTTGAGAAAATAGTGGTTGATGAGTTCACGTCGGGTATTTTTGATAGAAGCAGTTCAAATGAAAACGGAGATCTTTTCTTTGCTCCCTTTGGGGAATATGTCCAGAAGGGCTGTGCCCTGTATCTCGGGTTCAAAACAGAGAATGGTAATGTTCCTGATGCACTGGACTTTATGTGCTATCTCTATGAAAAAGACCTCATAGCACCTGGAAAGCATGGAGAGGAACAGGATTATGAGTTTAAGAACGCACGCTTGAAATGGGAATTTTCGGTATCTTCAAATGGAAATATTTGGAAATATATTGATGCCGTTGATGAAACAAAGGATTTCAGGAAGAGCGGAAGAATAATTTTTGAAGGAATAGAAGGATGGACAGCTTCATCAACGATCCCGGGTCAGAAATTTAATTCTGATTATTTCTGGCTGCGCTGCCGGGTGGAAGATTCATGTTACGAATATCCTCCCCGCATAGAAAATTTGAGGCTTAATACGGTTTCTGCAACTCATGGTTTTACAGTAAAGGATGATAATGAGGAGCGGATCAGTACCGGGTTGCCAAATCAGGTCTTTAAGCTAAAGGAAATTCCCGTCCTTGACAGGACATTGAAATTATCAATTGAAGAAGAAGACTGGAAAGAATTTGAAGATCTGGACGGGTCTGGCCCCTCTGATAAACACTTTGTCTTTGATTATGAAAAAGGTAAAATTAAATTTGGTGATGGGGAGAGAGGTTTTGTACCTCCTGCCGGCTCTGCAATACGGATTATGGGATATGCGAGCGGAGGAGGCGCAGAAGTAAATCTGAACGCAGAATATACCTGGAATGTAGATGGATTTAACGGTTTCATAACAAATCACAGACCTGCAAGCGGTGGAATGGATGCACAGACCATTGAAGAGGCGATCGAGGATTTTCTTAAAGATCTACGAACTCCCTATACAACTGTCACAGCAAAGGATTTTGAATATATAGCTATAAATACACCCGGTCTGAGGGTGGCAAGAGCAAAAGCGATCCCAAATTACGACCCTTTTAACCCCAAAGCGATAAATCCTGACGATAACAAGGGGTCTGTGACAGTTGTGATCATTCCTTATACGCCTCTTGAGATATTGAATGTCCCCCCACAGCCTTCCGAGGGATTCAAAAATGCAGTATGCAGGCATCTGGACAAGCACCGTCTTCTTGGAACTCAGATCCATGTGATCCCGCCTGATTATGTAAAGGTCAGTGTCATCGCCACAGTTGTTCCGATGGATGGTTTTCGTGACGACAGCCTGGTTCGGGACAACGTGATCAAAAAGCTCAATGGCTTCCTCCACCCGATAAAGGGGGGAGAGGATGGAAAAGGCTGGCCTATAGGCAGGGCTGTTTATGTTTCAGAATTGTACAATCTTATAGAGCATGTTGAGGGTGTGAACTGTGTTATAAAACTCTCAGTTTCCGGGGATAAAGGTGCATCTACTGATAGCGATGGGAACCTTTTGCTTAATTCAAAACATGCATGTGTATATTCTGGCAGCCACACAGTGAAGCTCAGCAGAGAAACAGGTCTGTGCCGCAAAAGCGGGTGA
- a CDS encoding GPW/gp25 family protein, producing the protein MGREFLGKGWKFPFNVDYNRKVAVSSFEDDIKEAIWIILGTAKGERLMRPDFGCGINEYVFCSMDTLNLHLIENTVHEALTKWEPRIEVLGVKADTRSKEEGKLLINIDYKVRTTNTQFNMVYPFYIKEGV; encoded by the coding sequence ATGGGCAGGGAGTTTCTGGGAAAAGGATGGAAATTTCCATTCAATGTGGACTACAATAGGAAAGTGGCAGTTTCAAGCTTTGAGGACGATATTAAAGAGGCTATCTGGATCATCCTTGGGACCGCAAAAGGTGAACGTTTGATGCGGCCTGATTTTGGATGCGGCATAAATGAATACGTTTTCTGTTCAATGGATACACTGAATCTCCATCTTATAGAGAATACAGTCCACGAGGCATTGACAAAGTGGGAGCCGCGCATTGAAGTGCTTGGTGTAAAGGCTGATACAAGGTCAAAAGAGGAGGGAAAGCTATTGATAAACATTGATTACAAGGTTCGGACAACCAATACCCAATTCAATATGGTCTATCCCTTCTACATCAAAGAGGGAGTGTGA
- a CDS encoding putative baseplate assembly protein, translating to MRAPQISQMNAETILADIRKKASFYVPEWNTEDERDFGVGLSRIFANMTDTITSRLNEAPHKHFLSFLEMLDFSLIPASPARVPLTFVLSEGTSENVLIESSVQASAEGPDGKPVIFETETNIIATPSKLVSVYSVIKDKDEIFEHTVAINGTAPAELFTGDSSLQEHVLYIGDENLFNLQEGYISVLFCGSDVNLLRKLGYNDTEKQKGLAEWKYGVKIKEKKDGKEVEAIRWCRFGSVAVNGNQVIIKKDPATGECKAIENEAVISDKVAINGIESRWIKCEISENQIDEFKDLSLTGLKVSISPMQTSVHKSESVKKVQGIGDVFYSKLAGNNIPNKIETLDQLLKLNEEELAFRLQCSRKRAQNILEAARKQFFDKTVETAHMESKDTSSNTDLQGIVPDLLYYNDTPIPIESPEKTLYPFGTKPQIYDTFYIACEDAFSKKGYKVSLNFSLDHGNPSSSDRSDIPILSWEYWDGESWSILKIDESDKKNLSDNTECAKRSNSRRATASDFISMVLTISDMPDVKPVRVNGKENYWIRTRLVGGNYGKEYEINGNSVNPGSFCPPKIKDLKILYDGTGKETQPEYIFATNNIESKNCLDELKTNARSRPFLALPDTYPAVYFGFDRELKKGPFSLFINIDESLEYPESFTPKAKWQYLSDEDPEEWKELEVLDKTSGFKKMEMVKFTVPEKMKASQLFGAEDLYWIRAVITGDLFNRELFVTDSQNSLPPQQYIMHLKKKRPSIYRNLVMKGLDLSRIEPLKVMDFPVVLNPKMVLNAPKADEQRLIKGSDASTPIKILDVEEIKECEKEFELFNIDMMPEDLEKLPPKVLGFYFNSVWAVQSRTIRDEILGSGNGEANQKFSLINTPVINETIWVNENTALSEKEKQILLEGPGNLILRKNDRGNILEFWVKWTAVHDFFESTGKGRHYIIDRTSGEVSFGDGKHGMLPPIGANNIRATYSIGGGRSGNLEALAISKLQSSIAFADKVFNPVSSEGGSETEDIESLLNRAPVILKHRNRAMAAEDYEWLAKEASRNVSRVKVLPNFNSEGKFSTGCVTVIIVPASSDPQPVPPTELKRQVTEYLTERCPAVVNLNVMAPSYVKIDVGAELVTGVIDEMPIVEMEAKRRITEFLHPLTGSAEGKGWGFGFAPCISDIYSILEKIEDVDHVNNVTISLHNSSKVMKIDDASAMVKLPEYALPCNGEHEITVKWENSKKEGN from the coding sequence ATGAGAGCACCCCAGATCAGCCAGATGAATGCGGAAACAATATTGGCAGATATCAGGAAGAAGGCGTCATTTTATGTGCCTGAGTGGAATACTGAAGATGAGAGGGACTTTGGGGTTGGCCTTTCAAGGATCTTTGCCAACATGACAGATACCATCACAAGCAGATTAAATGAAGCTCCTCACAAGCATTTTCTATCTTTTCTTGAAATGCTCGATTTTTCACTGATCCCTGCCAGCCCTGCAAGAGTCCCGCTTACGTTCGTGCTCAGCGAAGGAACTTCTGAAAATGTGCTGATTGAGTCTTCTGTGCAGGCCTCTGCAGAAGGTCCTGACGGAAAGCCGGTCATCTTTGAGACGGAAACAAATATTATTGCAACGCCATCAAAGCTGGTATCCGTTTATAGTGTGATAAAGGACAAAGACGAAATATTCGAACATACAGTAGCCATAAATGGAACAGCACCAGCAGAGCTTTTTACAGGAGATAGCTCCTTACAGGAACATGTTCTCTATATAGGAGATGAAAATCTCTTCAACTTGCAGGAAGGATACATCAGTGTTCTTTTTTGTGGAAGTGATGTGAACTTACTGCGTAAACTAGGATATAATGATACAGAGAAGCAAAAGGGGCTTGCTGAGTGGAAATATGGAGTAAAGATAAAAGAAAAAAAGGATGGAAAAGAAGTTGAGGCAATAAGGTGGTGTCGTTTTGGAAGTGTTGCAGTTAATGGAAATCAGGTAATAATAAAAAAGGATCCTGCTACCGGTGAATGTAAAGCAATCGAAAATGAGGCAGTGATCTCTGATAAAGTGGCGATAAACGGTATAGAGAGCAGATGGATAAAGTGTGAAATATCCGAGAACCAGATAGATGAGTTCAAGGATCTGAGCTTAACAGGACTTAAGGTCTCAATTTCGCCTATGCAGACCTCCGTCCATAAAAGTGAATCTGTAAAAAAGGTGCAAGGAATAGGAGATGTGTTCTATTCCAAACTTGCAGGAAACAACATTCCAAATAAAATTGAAACTCTTGATCAACTATTAAAGCTCAATGAAGAAGAATTGGCATTTCGGCTCCAATGCAGTAGGAAACGGGCTCAAAACATCCTTGAAGCGGCTCGAAAGCAATTTTTCGACAAAACTGTAGAAACAGCGCACATGGAGAGCAAAGATACCTCCAGCAATACAGATTTACAGGGGATAGTGCCTGATCTTTTATATTACAACGATACTCCTATTCCGATAGAAAGTCCGGAGAAGACACTGTATCCTTTTGGAACAAAACCACAAATTTACGATACCTTTTACATAGCGTGTGAGGATGCTTTTTCAAAAAAAGGATATAAAGTCAGTCTGAATTTTAGTTTGGATCATGGTAATCCGAGTTCATCTGATAGATCGGATATCCCCATACTTTCATGGGAGTACTGGGATGGGGAAAGCTGGAGCATTCTTAAGATTGATGAAAGTGACAAGAAAAACTTAAGTGATAATACTGAATGTGCCAAACGAAGTAATTCCAGAAGAGCTACTGCATCTGATTTCATTTCCATGGTTTTAACTATTTCTGATATGCCTGATGTAAAACCAGTCAGAGTTAATGGAAAAGAAAATTACTGGATCCGCACCCGGCTGGTGGGAGGAAACTACGGAAAAGAATACGAGATCAATGGTAATAGTGTTAATCCTGGTTCTTTCTGTCCCCCTAAGATAAAAGATCTTAAAATCCTTTATGATGGAACTGGAAAAGAGACCCAGCCAGAATACATTTTTGCTACGAACAACATCGAATCAAAGAATTGCCTCGATGAACTAAAAACAAATGCCAGATCAAGGCCTTTCCTGGCTCTTCCGGATACATATCCAGCGGTTTATTTTGGATTTGACAGAGAACTCAAAAAGGGACCATTCAGCCTTTTTATAAATATTGATGAAAGCCTTGAATACCCGGAATCATTCACTCCAAAAGCAAAGTGGCAGTACCTAAGTGATGAAGACCCTGAAGAATGGAAAGAACTGGAAGTACTGGATAAAACCTCAGGGTTTAAGAAAATGGAAATGGTGAAATTCACTGTTCCGGAAAAAATGAAAGCTTCTCAATTATTCGGTGCAGAGGATCTGTACTGGATTCGGGCAGTAATAACGGGAGATTTATTTAATAGAGAACTTTTTGTTACTGATTCACAAAATTCCTTGCCTCCTCAGCAATATATAATGCATTTAAAAAAGAAGAGGCCTTCAATTTATAGAAATTTAGTGATGAAAGGCTTGGATTTGTCCAGAATAGAGCCTCTGAAAGTTATGGACTTTCCTGTTGTCCTGAATCCGAAAATGGTATTAAATGCCCCTAAAGCAGATGAGCAACGTTTGATCAAGGGATCTGATGCTTCAACTCCAATCAAAATTTTAGATGTTGAGGAGATTAAAGAATGTGAAAAGGAGTTTGAACTTTTTAATATTGATATGATGCCTGAAGATCTAGAAAAACTTCCTCCGAAGGTCCTTGGTTTTTATTTTAATTCAGTCTGGGCTGTGCAATCAAGGACGATCAGAGATGAAATACTTGGCTCAGGTAATGGAGAAGCAAATCAAAAGTTCAGTCTTATTAACACTCCAGTAATAAATGAAACTATATGGGTGAATGAGAACACTGCCCTTTCAGAAAAGGAAAAGCAGATACTGCTGGAAGGTCCAGGCAACTTGATCTTAAGAAAGAATGATAGAGGCAATATCCTGGAATTCTGGGTCAAGTGGACAGCAGTACATGACTTCTTTGAATCGACAGGCAAAGGCCGACATTACATAATTGACAGAACTTCAGGCGAGGTATCTTTCGGAGATGGAAAACATGGGATGCTTCCTCCCATAGGTGCTAACAATATCAGAGCTACGTACAGCATAGGCGGAGGAAGATCAGGAAATCTTGAGGCTTTAGCGATTTCAAAGCTTCAGAGTTCCATAGCTTTTGCAGATAAGGTCTTCAATCCTGTCAGCTCTGAGGGTGGCAGTGAAACAGAAGATATCGAAAGTCTGCTTAATAGGGCACCTGTTATCCTTAAACATAGGAACAGGGCGATGGCAGCTGAGGATTACGAATGGCTGGCAAAGGAAGCTTCCAGGAATGTGTCCAGGGTCAAGGTACTTCCTAATTTTAATTCCGAAGGGAAATTCAGCACAGGTTGCGTAACAGTGATCATCGTCCCTGCAAGTTCAGACCCGCAACCTGTGCCCCCCACTGAATTAAAACGTCAGGTAACAGAATACTTGACCGAAAGGTGTCCTGCCGTAGTAAACCTGAATGTAATGGCACCTTCTTATGTGAAGATAGATGTTGGCGCTGAGCTAGTTACCGGTGTTATTGATGAGATGCCGATAGTAGAAATGGAAGCCAAAAGAAGGATCACCGAGTTCTTGCATCCCCTAACCGGTTCAGCTGAGGGAAAAGGCTGGGGTTTCGGCTTTGCCCCATGCATATCTGACATCTACTCAATACTTGAAAAAATAGAAGACGTGGACCATGTAAATAACGTAACAATAAGTCTTCACAACAGTTCAAAGGTCATGAAGATCGATGATGCATCCGCCATGGTGAAGCTGCCTGAATATGCTCTTCCATGCAATGGTGAACATGAGATTACCGTAAAATGGGAGAATAGCAAAAAGGAGGGGAATTAA
- a CDS encoding PAAR domain-containing protein translates to MPPAARVGDVTSHGTPLGPGPGSPNVLIGGMPAWRATADIHNCPLISGVVPHVGGVVIAGSVTVFINNLPAARQGDVIAEIGPPNTIVMGCPTVLIG, encoded by the coding sequence ATGCCGCCTGCAGCAAGAGTTGGAGATGTGACATCGCATGGAACTCCTTTAGGTCCGGGGCCTGGAAGTCCTAATGTACTGATAGGAGGTATGCCTGCCTGGAGAGCAACAGCTGATATTCATAACTGCCCTCTTATTTCAGGGGTAGTACCTCATGTGGGAGGAGTTGTGATAGCAGGAAGTGTTACGGTGTTCATTAACAACCTACCTGCTGCCAGACAGGGAGATGTCATTGCAGAAATCGGTCCTCCTAACACTATTGTGATGGGATGTCCCACTGTGCTGATAGGGTAA
- a CDS encoding eCIS core domain-containing protein, with translation MAEKAAVFAKTSEPKQQSSSLCKQESDVNNSGSPAERILHLQRTAGNQAVQRLIRSGVLQAKLKIGQPNDMYEQEADRVAEQVMRMPQPKVQRKCARCNKDEKKVLQAKKLPGKVSVTQEQDVPLIVHDVLRSPGRPLDTETRAFMEPRFGYDFSQVRVHTDSKAVQMNRDLQAQAFTYNQDIYYGGGKAPDKNELTAHELTHVVQQTGGVQTKKVPEQPSVQLKCLACEKKKAEIQRSPEISVSMPGIQRWSLFGDNEDKNESDSSGGGILSWVEEKANEVVNSITEAGGEAVDWAKQQAGAVIQSGDGAGQKGADNNISGTSFSPAALAAAKQLAGKLKCKLSIGQDGITLGCGRIKLTDPQEEKVLEFPKLSKIKNLKDFIIAGVKIEPELGLDIGPSLWLSVGSITLNDVLIRIDPLHDTYIGQGQVNVPIGSHIVVEVVGKISAGATLSIPVEGISIPIKGFAEGGLRGEGIGSTIFNFQEIVRLSYIQDKFMFDLDSKIKAGFKVQFNVTPFLNVQYKIAEREKRLCEFTAPFWTWEIWIKAEELSIPISINPSKGDKPVTVGPITKQVISGEDIEGDLSRNLPGLQGKCTKFCDLIEGIGDPSQLIVAQSSIGQGQVFSTDKDKILKALSNAAAGVCGKKKEAPAPVGACPVPPPLPVILLLPSLKSDDLSLYAAWLDKGPLQHRVGRPRDTNQLSRWNALMPGRVPISTKQRAERLGLNMDDIIRPYWSKSHVLGDRMVVDHIVEMQVTPIGRETQFDLLPNYRLMETGENSSVGAELVANIRKMREALESRGGSIWRDCDLTFDKVSAAGRKTPSTWTQEELQAGRQLDAYERLGKPPRPPKI, from the coding sequence ATGGCTGAAAAAGCCGCAGTGTTTGCCAAAACATCAGAACCCAAGCAGCAAAGCTCAAGTCTCTGCAAGCAGGAGAGCGATGTCAATAATTCCGGCTCTCCTGCTGAGAGGATATTGCACCTGCAGCGTACAGCAGGTAATCAGGCGGTCCAGAGACTGATCAGATCAGGTGTTTTGCAGGCTAAACTCAAAATAGGCCAGCCTAATGATATGTACGAGCAGGAGGCTGACAGGGTAGCGGAGCAGGTCATGCGGATGCCACAGCCAAAGGTGCAGCGTAAGTGTGCTAGGTGCAACAAGGATGAAAAAAAGGTTTTACAGGCAAAAAAATTGCCTGGAAAGGTGTCGGTAACTCAGGAACAAGATGTGCCATTAATTGTACACGATGTGTTGCGCTCTCCAGGGCGGCCGCTAGATACAGAAACCCGCGCTTTTATGGAGCCACGCTTTGGATATGATTTCAGTCAGGTGCGTGTGCATACGGATTCAAAGGCAGTGCAGATGAACCGTGACCTGCAGGCACAGGCATTCACATATAATCAGGACATCTATTATGGAGGCGGGAAAGCTCCTGATAAAAATGAGTTGACTGCACATGAATTGACTCATGTGGTGCAGCAAACCGGTGGGGTTCAAACCAAAAAAGTTCCCGAGCAGCCGTCTGTCCAGTTAAAATGTTTAGCTTGTGAAAAAAAGAAAGCGGAGATACAACGGTCACCTGAGATATCAGTATCCATGCCTGGAATACAAAGGTGGTCACTCTTTGGTGATAACGAAGATAAGAACGAATCTGATAGTTCAGGTGGAGGCATCTTAAGCTGGGTTGAAGAGAAAGCCAATGAAGTGGTAAACTCTATTACTGAAGCTGGAGGCGAAGCGGTTGATTGGGCCAAGCAACAGGCAGGCGCAGTTATTCAATCTGGAGATGGAGCTGGACAGAAAGGCGCTGATAATAATATATCCGGGACAAGCTTCAGCCCGGCTGCACTGGCAGCAGCAAAACAGCTGGCGGGCAAATTAAAATGCAAATTATCAATTGGCCAGGATGGAATTACTCTTGGCTGCGGGCGCATTAAGTTAACAGATCCCCAGGAAGAAAAGGTTCTAGAATTTCCTAAATTGTCGAAAATTAAGAATTTAAAAGACTTTATAATTGCAGGAGTAAAGATCGAGCCTGAACTTGGACTTGATATAGGTCCCAGCCTGTGGCTGAGTGTTGGCTCTATCACCCTTAATGATGTTTTAATTCGGATTGATCCCCTGCATGATACCTACATAGGACAGGGGCAGGTTAATGTTCCGATAGGCAGCCATATTGTTGTCGAAGTTGTGGGCAAGATCAGTGCCGGTGCCACACTTTCAATTCCGGTAGAAGGAATTAGCATTCCTATTAAAGGTTTTGCTGAAGGGGGGCTTCGGGGTGAAGGTATAGGCTCTACTATCTTTAACTTTCAGGAGATAGTTCGCCTATCATATATTCAGGATAAATTTATGTTTGACCTTGACAGTAAAATTAAAGCTGGTTTTAAGGTACAGTTCAATGTTACACCATTCTTAAATGTCCAGTATAAGATAGCTGAAAGAGAAAAGCGTCTATGTGAGTTTACTGCACCATTCTGGACCTGGGAAATTTGGATTAAGGCTGAAGAGCTCTCTATTCCCATTTCAATAAACCCAAGTAAAGGTGATAAACCTGTTACGGTTGGACCTATAACTAAACAGGTTATTTCCGGTGAGGACATTGAAGGTGATTTATCACGAAATCTGCCAGGTCTTCAGGGAAAATGTACAAAGTTCTGCGATTTAATTGAAGGTATTGGTGATCCTTCTCAATTGATTGTTGCACAGAGTAGTATCGGTCAGGGTCAGGTTTTCAGTACGGACAAGGATAAGATTTTGAAAGCACTTTCAAATGCAGCTGCTGGAGTCTGTGGGAAGAAGAAAGAGGCGCCAGCACCAGTAGGTGCCTGTCCTGTGCCACCACCCTTGCCGGTAATTCTTCTACTACCGTCTCTCAAAAGTGATGATCTTAGTCTTTATGCGGCCTGGCTGGATAAAGGACCGCTACAACATCGAGTTGGTCGTCCGCGTGACACAAATCAGTTATCTAGATGGAATGCTCTTATGCCAGGCAGAGTGCCAATATCTACTAAACAAAGAGCAGAGAGGCTTGGACTTAATATGGACGATATCATCCGTCCGTACTGGTCAAAGAGCCATGTCCTCGGTGATCGCATGGTTGTTGATCATATAGTGGAAATGCAGGTGACGCCAATAGGCCGCGAGACACAATTCGACCTTCTGCCTAATTATCGGTTGATGGAAACAGGCGAGAATTCTTCAGTAGGAGCGGAGCTGGTTGCAAATATTAGGAAGATGAGAGAAGCACTCGAAAGCCGTGGTGGATCCATATGGAGGGATTGTGACCTGACTTTTGACAAAGTTTCTGCTGCAGGACGTAAAACGCCTTCAACTTGGACGCAGGAGGAGCTGCAGGCTGGCAGACAGCTCGATGCATATGAGAGACTGGGTAAGCCACCAAGACCGCCAAAAATTTAG